AAAGTCTACCTACATACAACCTAAGAGAACAATGTTAGGAACTTCATAAACGGAATTAAAAACCGTAATATGGTTCCAGACATGGCACAATGGCAtatgaaaaacataaaacacTGTACATAATAAAGCAagattattgttattgttagcCGTAGCCATATTTTAAGGAGAAAAATTGGAACAGAACCCCTTACAGCCTAATAATGAATGGCAAATTCAACTTATTAACagaatatattattttaatatctaTTAAATACAAATTAAGGGAGAAACACAAAATGATCAACAATGAACTACGAGCAGATAAGTGGAGGGTATCAAttccaaagaaaacaaagtgcTGTTTGCCAGAATCTATAGAAGGGGGTGGAGAAGCGATGATAAACATACATTCCGCGTCTCGTTGGTCCGGTTTCTTCCTGCCGCAATAACGTTCCCATCCTCAACAATCACACAGCTGTTCAGTCAAAAAGTCCAATCTGAAATGATTCACTAATTAAGACTGAAGTACTAATCatcttaattagaaaataaagtaataTATACAGAATGCACCTGGTTACTGAAAACCGGTATCTTACCCAACTGGAACTTCAAGGCTGTCCAACGCAAGCTTTGCCTTATATAAGTGAAAAAATAGGTCTTGTCACTTGTTATGGGAAAAAAATACGAGAGTAAGAGTCAGAAATTCTCTCATGCATGCACGGGACACGGTCCAAAGAAACATGAAAGCATATTCAAGAGGAAATCCGCATCACGTTGCCAGCAGTAGAAATATTTCAGTATCAATATGCAGCTACTAATTGAACAAATGCATGTCTCACAGTTATATGAGCAAGATCTCGCAGGTCTCGTATAATATGCTGGTCACTAACTTCCAAGCAACGAATATCACCACATACTCGTCCTGTAAAACAGATGCAAATCCCACCTAATGATTATAATGATATGGCTGTAACAACAGTACAGAAAAAACAAGAACTAAGTTGAGAAACTACATGTTGTTCATTCTAGTGTGTCCTATCATGGGTACCTCagaaccttttcttttattaatgaGGTCTCACTCAAACAGTCAAGAAGCTTCCTGGAGTTTTAGTTTTAGTTTCTGGGTCATTTTCCTTTACCAATGCTATGGAACATAAGGATAAAGAGAGATCCCTAAAACTGTTGTGAAACCCCCAGAAATCAGAATTGCCAATCAGTTTATTGTGATTTTGTCTCTATTCTACTGAATAACTTATGTGAACTCTGtgtttttcgttattttttctttttccacatcCACAGCCCACagggcaaaagaaaataaccacCTAACCAGTTATCCATGGGCACAACCGATGCTCACATTATTCTCATGCTCCAAGTAAATTTGGttttaaattcttcctaggtgCCAAAGTCAAAAGGTGGTTAAAGGAATCAACCGTCAAGCATCCTTTCCTGGTGGCTTGCCATCTCATTGCATCCTCTTCATCCCCCTATGCTTTTGACTCTTCAAGCGCCTCATGAAACCTAACACAGAATCCTATCCCAGGGATGAAGCTTCTAGCAAACCTATCACCCGCAGCACATCTTTATGATAGGCACAAACTATACATCCACATTTCCTAGTCACGTCAAAAGCACCCAAAtccatctctccctccctctcaacCTACAGCACCTGGATTGGCTCTATCTTTTGCCTGAAAAGGGGACTGAGCCACTCCATGTACACCCAACTTCCTTTTGTTGCACTCAGCCTtgcttgtttttcctttgaacCTAGACTTCACCTACTTCTTTCAATAAATTGCCACCTGTGAAAAGAGTGAAAGAAAACCTATACCTTCTAAGGATTGTTGCTGATTTTGCAGCGAGTAATGTCGGCTACCACTGGATGCACTACCAAGCATCCACAGACAACACTTACAAAGAAACACTTGTTCGACGTCTCCTGAACAAATTCAACTACAGATTCTTCAAGTTCCCGCGCAATTATAGCACCAAACGAATCGGATTCAAACTTCGGCTCAAGTATTACATCAACTTATCACAATTCGGTTGTGCCAGCCATTACCTGATCTATAGCAAGCTGCACGAAGCCCAGAACCTCAGGAGAGAATCGTTCACCCGTAGCCGCGTTATCAGTTTCCATGGCGTCGGCTGGCGGTGGTAGCCCGTCGCCTCCACTCGCCCGTCTCCGTCCCCTTCGGTTTTGTAGGCTCTTTTAGGAAGAACTTCTTCTGTTCGTTGCCTCCGTTGGCAGGTGCCTATCTTCCATTGTTTAAAGCTCGCTGGTGTCGGATGAAAGATGAGCAGCCGTGATATATTGAAAGTGGCGTCGATGGAGTTCGAAGTTTGCCTACGGCGGAGGAAAAGGGGAGGAGCTTAGAACgggaaaatcaaagaaagaaggCGGAGAGAGaattagaaacaaaaaaaaaagaataaatagaagaaaaattacaaaatttattctagaaaaaaaatcgatttggacttgggctccatttatttggacaaaaatccagaaaagttctttttctttttccatttttcggcatttggtGTGGGAAAAATAAGTTGGtcaaaggaaaatgacttcctaatTTTAAAGGTGGAAAATTTTCCgaaaaagggattttttttcttttgaaaaaattcaaaaaaggtcgcgaagtcctcatgttttctcaaataagggtttcaAGTGAACCCTacttcaaataagagcttgaaatgccatcattttctcaaataaagacctgaaatgaatattatttcaaataagggcttgaaatgaccttaaaatctcaaaaaatgacccgatttcaagggcattttagtctttttacttttttgatttttggtgagGATAGAGGCCTGGCGACCCCGTCGGCCTTCATCGCCCCTGTCGACCCCCCACCAACGATGGGCCGACCGCCGCAGCCCTCCCGTCTGTgtgtggcctttttttttaatcgggaaaaaggaaaaacaaataaaaagaataaaaaatttaaaatatgaaatgacgaaaatgcccttcaagctagaccttttttttgaaacattatggcCACTTCGAGCCTTTAATTGAAAcgtattatattatttttagtccttatttgaaatagagttCACTtggagctcttatttgaaaaaataaaaagatttcaggcctttttttggatttttcccttttgtttttagcATACGCATTAGGAGACCACAGAGTTCTCCAGCCAAAACTAGCATAAACTGATGTTCAAATGGGAAAATTGTGCTTCGTTGTGATTCACAGCCTGACACAGAGTATAGTTTGACGCACCAACCAGGCACTACGTCCTCACACACCAATACAAAATTTGATCATGGACACGGACGTCCACAGCCTGACAAGTTCTCTCGCAAATTGAGTTTAGACCAGGAACTAAAACCATGACACTATGCAACACCGGTGCAGCTACAGAGTCAGTAATAATGTGCTTGTTTAAGGTGCTCCGTACATCATCTCTAATAGACTGCTGTCATCTCCAGTGTACTCTCGCAAAAAGATGCTTCTCCAGTGAgatattcaattcaattttgtcttggGAATTTTAACGAACACCTGGCGGGCTAACAATAGCAACCactaaaaatttataaacctCCAAATTCTAGCCATCTCCATCGAATCAATCCCACAAAACAATTCGAAACCCCCCTAACATCCCAAAATCAAAACCAAAGAATCGGAGTTAATTTCTCTATCAGTCtatcatttttggaaaaaggGGAAGATAAGCGCAGGAAAAATCATTCTATGAACCTATGGCGCTCAATTCTATGAAGCAGAGTAATGGCACATCACGGAGAGTCGGAAGCGAGGGAGTTATCGTAAAAGACAGACCCGTGAGTTTCAAGGAAGTAGGCATACCCTTCAAACCAAAgacgtagagagagagatgactaaATTTTGAGGTCAACTCTTTTGCTACAGTTTTGGTACTGCCACCGACCTAAGACATATATTTTCCCGTTTTACACATTTCTTATTtcacttttttgcaatttcttcaCTTATCTATAGAATTATCTCGTATGATCAAATAAAAtgtttcaaaatattttggggataaAGTTCAATTGCAAGACTGGGACGATCCAAAAAACATTTGATAATGATGAACTTTGTAAGCTTACCTAGGTTTTGAACATTTATTCATAAGAACTAAATTCTTCACAATGGGTATGGTCAATTTATTCCCGCAGATTTTTTATATACCCGAAGACGCATCTCTGGGTTATACGAGGGTTTCATCCAAAAATAAATCTTTTATTGTATCACCAAAAATCGTAAATTGTATTTATTATACCATCCACACAATTTTTTGGTCACGGTGGGatatgaggaaaaagaaatttaaagcaACTTCATAATTTCTTGTAATAACCATAACGTATTTTTATCACGCTAGTGGAAGtgttggggttttttatggtaaaaaatattcTGAAATGTTAACGTCGCATTGGAGGCTGCGTACATATTCTTCAATAATCTTTTACCATCAAGgtaattatttttatctattaCATCCCCTACCGAACCTTCTTTCTCTGTAAGATATCTcgatttttctataaattttctTAGGCGATCGAGCTAcaaaaaagtagtttttttttatggtcaaacaCAAAAAAAGTAGTTGAGATCGGGAAGAAATCGTCGAAGTTAATAATGGAAACTTCGGGGAGTAAAGTGAAAAGTGAAATCACTAAGCAAAAAACACATTCGTAAAGCAAGCACCGTCATTTTGAGTGTCCGGCACAACGGTAATTTCCCACAATTGGCAAGTCACAACCTTTGAATTTGACACTTTTTAGGTACCCTTCTATCCTGTTTCCTTATTTATGCTAGCCGTTAATTACAATCAGTCGCATTATTTGACAAATTTCGAAATATCATATTGAGCGCAAAATCGCAAACATTCAAATCGGGCAAAAAGATAACACCATTGTCTAATTTTGGACTACTTGTATACTCTACACTTCCAACATGAGGGATCAAAATCATCAAACCGGCAAACTGCGAATTCTTTGTTGAGCTCGCTGTCTTTCGACTAGAACAGATACAGATTCCCAGTTCTCTCTGTATCCAAAGGACAATTAGAAGGGGTCAAGCTTTAGAGTTCAAGCTCACAGCAAGCTCCCAAAGATTTGTTGACCAGAATCAAGAGAAGCAGAGGCGTGTTTTTTCTCAACGAGTCTGTCATTCACACTGGCCAACATATATTCTGTTGTTAGAAGGAATGGGGAACAAGGTAATCTGGATGAATCAAAACATGATTCGGGGAAAGTGCATCTGCCAGAGTGAATAATCAGGAGTAACTAAGCAAAGATTTGATCCCAAGGCAAAGTGAATCGCTGCTGCTAACTTCTCGGTTCGAGGATTGCAACGTCATTTTCTGTGACCGGTGTCTTCAAGCAAGAGAAGGGATTTGAGAGGAGCTCCTCCGCCGCGCATACAACGTACCCCAAGTGCTTGCAGGTtggatttggtaaactttgcaGTCTACAAGCATCTCGGCAACAAGAATGATTTTGGAGACTTGAGAACCGTGAAAGTGCGAGAAGGGTTCTAATAGTTCATGAAATGTCGACCAAGCTAAGTAACGAGTTCATCTAAACAGGAAAGATGAAGAAGTATCCCAGAAGGAATAGCTGAGTTTAAAGGATGGTTCCAGTTCTTCAGCACTAGCGTAGCCTCAAAGGCGACAACGGGACCTGAAAGAGTAGAGTTACTCCTCGATAAAAATGTAAAACCAAAACCCGAAAGTTATGTCCTGGACCCAGTTATGACTTCAAGCAATCCACAGCAATTCATCCATGAAGTCTGTCTCGCCACTCTTGGAGTCATCGGACCCTGAGGCTGCGGAGCAATAGCGCAACAATTTTATTAAGCAAATTCCATTTCTGATGCATAAATTTTGAAAGGGGCCATAGAATTGTACGCAACAATTGATCGAAAACAAGTGACTTACCGGCTTCTCTGCTGAATTCGCCATGTGCAAGCTCTCACTCTCTCCGTTGCACGACTCCTTTGTGGACTCAAGCCTCTCAAGGGAGATACCTGCGCTCTCCAACTCTCCCTGGGTTTCCTCTTTCTTGACAACCTTAATTGTAAGAACACTACTAGACTTCAACTCACTTCCTTGGCCATCAGTTTCATTGCCAACAGCTTCCTCGACATCCCTCCACTCGATCTGTGAATTATCTCCGGCTTCCACTTCCTCAACAATCTGAACAAACGCATTTGACTCTAGAGGCTTGTTCATAGATGCGAACGGAGGAGACAGCGATTCTCCACCATTCAAGTCCTCCTTGCCCTCATCGAATGAGCGAGGGTGGTCCTCAGATGTTGGGGAATTATTCTGGACACCGCCATCACTATCCTTCCCTTTTTCGCTTATCGGATCaccattttctaattcggaaagcgcccaaagaaaaggaaacgaattaatgaaagaattcaCCGAACATCCAACCACAAAACAAAAACGAAAgacaacaaacaaacaaaatcagcaTACAGGTTTAAAGGGCTATGAGCTAAATcaagattgggaatttttcaaaGATAATCCATCAGATCAGCCCACACGCAGCCAAATGAACAAACACCTAGCGAACCAAACGACGTGGACATATACCCAGCAAGCAAAATTGACAGGGAAGAGGAGGTGAGAGGTGAACAATGCAATTGATGATTGAGCGAGAGAGATCACCGCGAAGGTTGCTGGCGATTTGGCTCTCcagttccttcttcttcttcctagcGGCTTATCTCCATTTTGCAGCTGAAGCCATGATAGCCCTCACTCAAATCTCAcacccgactctctctctccccctctgtATGCCTGTGTGTGAGAAACAGAGAAGTTCTCGTGAATCCCATGAACGAAGGTTTATAAAGAGTTGGAAAGGCAAGTGGTGACGAGACAGTCGGAGTGGAACCTAGTGAGCCTGTCATGCGTGCGTTTGTGTGTGAATTTCAAAAGTCTTTCCCTCCTCGCGTCTCGAAAAGCATCCGATATCTCTGCAAATGATGCGTCGGCTTGGTTtccctttgaaaaaaaaaaaaagtgaaaattaccCACAAAACGCACTAAACTCCACTAGTGATGTGATATAATTAACCAATGTCTTCCTTGTGAGAAAATTTGTGGcacttaaatttaaaaatactaTTTTTGACTGAATCATTACGCTAGGTAACGCTGTCGCTTGATAGGACCATTACATGAAAAATCTTCTCACTTAAACTTTGAAGGAGTATGCATTTTCATTATACTATCAACTacttgaaactttcattttgttacTATTATAAATTATCTACATTAAACGTGACTTTTGGAAGTTTTCCTATTGAAAAACATATAAAGAGTAAAATATTTCTGGCCGGGCCATTTTATACTAGCCATCATAAGTACGAGGTTCGACTCTCATGCCCTACAAAGAAGTAGAGCAAAAGTTAGAGCGAGAAGAGTTAaaagatagaacaagaaaaaaaaaaaaaaaaacagcgaaTCTTTAAGATTGTGCGCACAATGAACGGCAACAATGCTGCCAGGCTTGAATCCCCGCCTAAAGCCTACAAATAGGTTAGATATAATTCCCCATGTTACATTAAGATAAGCGAGGGCGCAAAAGCGAGCTCGAGATAAGTTCCAACGGACGCAAACAGAGCTCTGGTGATAATGGATGGCTCATTCAATCGCCACCTCCTTCAATTTGACGTTGCTCAACCTCGCAagattccgaccaaaaaaaaaaaaaaaactcgcaaGATCACCATCCGACAAGAGTGAAGCTCTTGTGGAACAAGCACGAGGAAACTGCACAATTATAAGCCTCTAAGGAACCTGTGAGAGGCTTCAAACGGACCAAACGGTAGCTCGTTCCACGAGAGCTTCCACTACAGATATT
This sequence is a window from Rhodamnia argentea isolate NSW1041297 chromosome 3, ASM2092103v1, whole genome shotgun sequence. Protein-coding genes within it:
- the LOC115756803 gene encoding uncharacterized protein LOC115756803; its protein translation is MNKPLESNAFVQIVEEVEAGDNSQIEWRDVEEAVGNETDGQGSELKSSSVLTIKVVKKEETQGELESAGISLERLESTKESCNGESESLHMANSAEKPPQGPMTPRVARQTSWMNCCGLLEVITGSRT